The DNA region ctaccggaatatgtaaacgtTTTACTGTTAGCGCAATGTGTTTTCGAGAAGATGTAAtctcacacaaataaataaacgcacaaatccacatccaagatcagacttttaatagttactagaccaagtcggAGCTGTTGGTTGCAGGGGGTGGCGAGGGTGCGGCCTGTGGCGTCACATACCAGcgcgtgcgcgcacacacacgggggggggtgacgtcactcgcagtgcAAGAAAGACGGTAGcaagcagatccattgtgacgtcatctgcGAAAGAACaggtttattttcaaagttatttcagatttgtgaacattttcataaataactcgagaaataacgctcgaaattttcagataaggtgatttcaGATTCCAGgcgataaatctctatcggaacgTGAAACTTTTACCTTTAGCTCGTCGTTTTTTCGACATGTGTTATTAtttacacgcgcacacacacacgcatccaagatcagagttttaatagttaataGACATGGATGTGGATATTGCAAAACAATCAAGTCATGTATTCCAATTCAAGGTTAAACGTGAGTTGTGGAACAGCTGAAGGTTATGCTGTCACTATTCGGGACACATTTTGCAGAAGTGCTGTGAAGATATGAAATTCCTCGTAGACGCAAGAGCCTTTAGCAGTTTAGCTTGTccaaatgattttaaaaacaGTGCAATCAGTGTGAAGTATTCCACACGAGGCTAAATGGAACCTATGTTTCACATTAGATCATGCTCTAAGGTTTTGGAACATCCAAACTGACACTTTAGTTGCGATATTTGGAGGTGTGGAAGGACACAGAGATGAAGTTCTGAGTGCAGTAAGTGACCAATGTTGTTTTATTCTGTTATATTCTGCTTCTATGTGTTACTGAATAAGAAATAGAATATAGAAAGGTATAGCACAATAACGGGCTAATCAGCCCACAATTTCGGTGCAGAACATTATCCCAAGACTATCACTTATCTACTTGCATATAATcttatccttccattctctgcatatccatatgcctatactaAAGTATTTTAAATGGCTCTATcataatctgcctccaccaccagtccTGGCAGTGCATTGCTGCCGCTCTTCGTATAAAAaatcttgctctgcacatctccttcagACTTTACCCATCTCACCTTAAGCTATGGCCACTTGTTTTTGATTTTTCGAACCTGGGAAAGAGATTCTGATTACCATATTTATCCTTCTCATAAGTTTATATACTTCTTttgggtctccctgcaacctctggtgttctagagaaaacaaaccaaatgCAGGGACTgtattgaattttttttaagtCTTAGAATTTGCATGTTAATAATTGGATGATCTAGAGTGCATTGTCTTGTCTAATTTCTAAATGTTACTTATTGCATGACGTTTCAGCTTTTTAAAAGTTTTCCCTCACCATGCCAAATCCCATGATTGATTGCTTTCCGGGCTGGCAGTGTGGGAACATGGCAACCAGAAATTATGCTTGTTGAGGTGATGGGAGTTTATTTGCGTCATTAAAGCAGGACTTTCATAGTGAATTGCAGAGCCCTGACAATGTAACAGAGCAGACAAATCTAGacgtgcagatacatagttccctgGAAATTATGTCACATGTGGATAGAGTGGACACTTTTTTGGTACTTTGACCTTTATCATTAAGAGTATTAAATATCGAGATTGGGATGTAGGCGTATATAGAcgtgcaagatgttggtgaggctgtttttgaagtattgtgttcagttttggtcaccctgtaacCAGCTGCAATTTGTGATAACTACTGATTAGAACATTGGAAAAACTCTCACGTTGCCATGAATTGTATCATGAATTATTTTTGCTATATGATCAAAGTGTTTTGAGGTTTGAGTTTAATGTCTTATCTGATATATTGTACATGTGCTAGTGAAGTAGGTTGATATGTTAATTGAGGTAATTTGCTGAGGATTGAAAAGCACAATGTGATTCTACATTCTTTATATTTGGGTGCTTTCAGCAAATTAAATGCACTTAGGAATCTGGTATAAAGGGCTTATCATTTGGTCGACATATATAGGAATTTGCTATTCCCAACTAGAAATTGGAGATTTACCATCAAATGTAATGGGCATTGCAGGTACATGGCAAGCCTGGTAAGAATATTCAAAGGTATTTTGTGACTGATTCACATGATCAGTGTGTTGTTTTACCTTTAACTTCATTAATAGGATTTTGATCTTCTCGGAGAGAAAATAATGTCTTGTGGCATGGATCATTCCCTTAAATTGTGGCGAATCAACTCGGAAAGAATGTTAAAGGCTATTAAGGGATCAAATGAATATAATCCAAGTAAAACTAACAGGTGACGTATTTCAATACTGCTTTGTTCGTTGCATTGCCTTTAGGATTTACCATGACAAGTTTATTTATAATAAATGGTCTGCTTTTTTATTTGTTGCCTTAGCAGATAGGTAAACTACAGATTATAGCTATTTCACATGTATGTACAAGATAAGAAAACCCCCAATCATTCCTATAATtttgcaaaatatttaatttccGGCATCCTTGCTTTGAAATTGGGTTGATGTTGTAATCATGTCTGCCTCTGTGTCCACATTGTTGTACATTTTTGCATGAATATCTGATTAATACTAGATAGTTCTTGATTTTCATGTGAACTCTGCTTTTAACTGCTTATGGATTCTTACTACATTTTGGAAGATTTGTAAAGTGTTGcaaagttttaaaattactattaaTTGTCAAATTCTGTTTATTTTGAAGAATAGCTATTATTAATTTAACTTATTGACCCATGTGGCAGGCATTGTACAAAATATTTTTGTGCATTGGATTGGCCACCAATTTAGTGCAACATAGGTCTCTGTGCCTGTGCATTGTAGCATGGAAGTAGGGGATGTGTTGAAAGTCTGGTGTAAGTGCATCTAGCACTACATCATCTTGGATATCCCATTCTTCGACTCCATTCATTTGAGTATGCTGACTAACCTGCATGAGAAAGTTACGTTCAATTGAATTTTCTTGATTTTACTGGGATTTTTTTTGTATTGTAGGCCATTTGTATCGCAGAAAATCCATTTCCCTGATTTTTCTACAAGAGATATACATAGGAATTATGTGGACTGTGTGCGGTGGCTTGGTGATCTGATATTATCAAAggtgaacattttgttttttattcaaTCAGCAACTTCATGAGTACAAATAGATTTTTAAGGTTGAACAACTTGCTTTTACTCCAGGTGAGATGTCAATATATAGCAATGAAAAGCCTCTTGGATATTTCTAATGGACTGCAGAGCAGACTCATtggaccaaatggcttaattctgctcccatgtattatgatcttatgatattttCTGTTATTTAGGAATTGCGTTTTAAAATGAAATGTATGATAAGCATggaattttattattttatcaaGTTTTGATGGCACTGGTTTATTTTGGCATGCAGACTTGTTTTATAGTTTCTGCATTATGAATGCTGACCACAAACATTGATAGTTCTGTTATTTTTGTTTCAGTCTTGTGAAAATGCCATTGTGTGCTGGAAACCCAGCAAAATGGAAGATGACATTGATAGAATAAAACCAAATGAATCAAATGTGACAATACTGGGAAGATTTGATTACAGTCAATGTGACATCTGGTACATGAGGTTTTCAATGGATTTCTGGCAGAAGGTAAGAATAAAGTATGTAGGAATGTTTAGTCAACATAATTTAGTAGTTGGGGATTTGATTTAGTAGTGGGTTTCTCTCTTATTCTTAGTTTATTGGTTAGATGGCTGCCAGTAACCCTCCTAAGGGTTATGTTCTACTTTGTTGAAAGGATTTCAATGTTAATAAAGAATTATAGACAACAGGATTAGGTGACTGGGGAAGATTACAATTGTATGTGTAATAGTTCCTTTGTTAAATTTGTAATGTTTTTAATTGAGTGGCTGTGTTTATTCCTGTTTGGGTTTATTGCTGCTATCAATTGCTGAATATTGGGGTTTTGATTTCAAGACTAACATGCAAGTAATAAAGTAAGATCAAGTATGTTGAGTTAATTGgccagtgcctttcaactgctaactattcaattattaaaatctAGATTTCTTTTTAAAGATGCTGGCTTTGGGTAATCAAGTTGGAAAACTTTATGTATGGGACCTTGAAGTGGAAGATCCTCATAAGGCTAAGTAAGATTTTTTTTCATTATCTTATTTTCTTTTTATTCTAATTTCAAATCAATGTATAGGTTCTCTACTTTTTTTTTGAAATTATGAACATGTTGCTTTCTGTGGGCCTGCTATCAAAAACACTCTGGTGTGACTTACTTTATTTATAAAAATAGAGCTGGTTTAAACTTCCATCTTGCATAGATTTCTAATGTATCCTTATCAATGACACAACTTGCTGACCAACACACTCAAGTCTCTTACTTAACTAGTGGCTTATTTAATAACAAATTGCTCGGTGTGGCTAAAGGTGAGATTATCAGAGTTTACCTGTGAGTTTTATGGTTAACTCCAGAACTTGCAAAATAAAAAATGCTAGTccattgtgcaaaataatttgtaAATTCTACCATTTGTGAACTGCTGCCCATTAGTTGATACTGCAGCTACACTTTCAAATATTTTCTGATTCTGTCTTGTTTTTTAGATGCACAACACTGGCTTATCCAAAATGCACTGCAGCTATACGCCAGACCAGTTTTAGCAGAGATAGCAGTAttctcattgctgtttgtgatgATGCCACGATTTGGCGCTGGGACCGACTTCGATAAAAAGATGTCTTCGGAATCATGCACCAATGACACAAGAATATTTTCTCAGCTTGCGTAGGCTAATTTTCtttttgttaaataaattgtgttGTCTGTATAGATCTGCTAATGCAATCTGCAGTTTGACTTTTTCCTTTATGTGGCTTATTGCCTTTTTCtgtcaataaatatattttttatatattggCTGCCTGTATGGTAATGTGGCTGGTAAATCTTGGACAATTGCATTTATAATTACATTAAAACTGGTGTAATAACATTCAATTAATCATTTGAACAGTTGACTACGCAGCAACATTTTCTTGCCTGTGATGCCTTTGCACTGGACTTTAGAAGATCTGAAACTGACCAGATGTTGGGCAATGGGATTGGATTGCCTTACACTTTTAGGTAGCATAGACGATCTCTTATGCCATTGAGTTCTTTGGTTTTGACAAATACACCTGAATTTGGACATGCCGCTGCTCATTAATAATTCTTCAATCTGCTTGGTTAAGGAGATACAAGAAACCATAGATgtgggtttacaaaacaaaaactgctgatgttattcagcgggccaggtagcatttcTGAAAGACATGGATGGGAAACTGGTCCtaacccaaaaaatcacctattcgtatctcccagagatgctgcctgacctgctgatttactccagcacttttattttgcTTGGTTATGGAAATGCCCAAATGATTCAAGTGCAAATTTGCAATAAAACAAAGTGCTCAAAATATTCAGCAAAGTAAAATCCAGAGAAATAAATAAGGGTTAATATTTCAAGCTTGATGACTCCATTGACCTGGAACTGTATATCTCCACATGAGCTCGCCTTGTTTTCATTGTACCAAATACTTCAGGAATTCAGTTTAAAATCATTTTAAACTGAAAGGGGATTATGTGCTATTATTGGGCTTTTACTGCATTACTTACTAGAGCACCATAGTCTGTGCACTGAATACACATGTATCATTTAGTCAGGCATATGACATGATACTAAACAATTAATACATTGAACCACAGATCTTAGAATGGTATGTATATGTGCTAATGGACTGAACTTCTCATTATTTGCAGTGAATGAAAAATTGACGTTGGTTTGCCCAATCTGGAAAAGATCAAACAGATTAGGTGGTTGCTTTGTAAAATACCTTTAAATCTACAACAATTACCCTGAACTCCCAGTTGCCCATCACTTTAATTCTTTATCCCACTCATGTTCTCTAGATTTGTCTTCCCAGACTGTTCCACAAGGAATGGGACCTCATCTTTTGTCTGAACTCTTTATTAAACATTTTCAGAAAATCAGCCTTGCATTTTAAATTCAGAGCATTAAATTTCAAGCATCTGTATTTTGTTTTCTATTTAATTTATCACCATCTGCATACGTTTCTTATCTCAAAATCAATGCTCTCAAATATAGGTTTCAAGGTTGTCAGTTTATTGTATTACAgctatactaaaaaaaaaagcaacaagatgcacaactgcataaaagttaacataaacatccaccacagcggattcctcactgatggaaggcaataaagtctatcTTCCCTagttattctcccgcggtcggggagatcgaagctcccacgtcggggcggtcgaagctcctgtggcttggagctcctgcagtcggtccctaaccagggagcgagctccacgatgttaaagtccgcaggctcccgcagttggagctgtgagatcgatccctggcaaagggattgccagctccgcgatggtaagtccgcaggcctctgcgattggagctcccgaagtctgtctccagcagaggctgcctgctccacaatgttaggccgcagtgcagacggagatacgatatggaaaaaaattgcatctccgtcgaggtaagagattaaaaagtttcccccaatccccccccgccccctccaaatAAAGAAGATTAAAACAtagtttaacacatactaaaaacaacaaagaaggaaaaggacaaaacagactgttggcgaggcagccattgctggtgctacCCGGTGGAAACCCGGTGAAATATGTTTGATAACTTGATCCCTAATGGTTAATAGAGGGCCACAAGTTCACTACCCTGAGGGAAGAAAGtttctcatcttagtcctaaatacTGCAATTGTTTACTCAGACGATGACACCCTGGTTTcaacatttccctttcccttccacCTCTTGCTAGGGTAAACATAATCATGGATTCAGCCTGTTAAGCCCTGATGGAATTTATGTTTCAGATCAATTTCATCTCATAAACTCTGAAAGTATTCTGGTGGGATGCAGCTCAGCATGGTATGAGAACTACACTGCTATTGACTGCTTGAACCTACAgaatggtgaacacagcccaagctggaggaacagcaccagatattctgcttgggtagcttaaaagtgaatgttgaattctccaattttaagtaattaaTCTccaacctcccccacccacctcaatttccccctcccacctcaccttGCCACTTCACTTTCCTGTCCTCTCCCACATTCTTCTTCCCTACCGCAACCTTGCTTTTATttctgaaaaataaaattgacGGAAAAAAATGACTAAACAAACCACGTTTCAGCAATTGGGTCTTGGAAGTGGGCAAAATGGTTGTATGCCAGCACTTTAGACAAAGGTTCTCTAATCCAAGCAAGAACTTTCACCAGAATGTAAATGGAAACAATTTAATCAGCCTTGTTTGGAATGAGAGATTCTAGAAATGCCTCCATCATTCCTGTCGTCCTTTGGAGCCAAACTTCATGCCAACACTAAACTCCAGGGAACAATGCAAAGCAAGCATTTTCTGCTGACATCTATGGATGGAGGATGAAAGTCGGTAATAAAACCACATGCAGCATGTCAGATGTAAATCaaataattaataaaattaatttgcaTGGAAAGTGggaaagtgcaggaaggaactgcagatgctggttgacaccgaagatagataggaaatgctggaaatgcgggggacaagcagcatctctggagagaaggaatcggtgacatttccggatgagacccttcagactgagtcggggagaGGTacaggaagggtacaaagagcatgtagggagtgaaaacgacagatcaaagcagacactaatcaaaggaaatgtagaatggatcattgctaGCTCGGGGAAAGCGACAATGGTCATACGATCAGCAAAAttaatcaggatagtgaaaccAGCCAGACAActaggtggaggagggatggagacagagggaaagcaaggattatttgaagttaaagaagttagaaaatgagttgtaagctgcccaagtgaaatatgcgatgctgttcgtccaatttacttgggcctcactctgacagtggaggataaagatcctgtaggatgtttggtggaggaggcctaggacagagaggttggtgtgtgaatgggagggggagttaaagtgttcagtaaccgggaaatcaggtaggtttaggcggactgagcggagatgtccAGCGAAACGatggcccggcccggcccagccAGTCTGCGTTGGGTCTGCccggtggagaggagagggagagggagagttatCCTGTACGGCGGGTGGTGGGTGGCGGATGGCGGGAGCGTTCACCATGGTAACCGTGGGCTCGGGAGCGCTTCCGATGTGAAAGGTCGaagggcggcggcggcggcagcgctgCGGGTTCGAGAAGCTTCTGCGTTTCTCGGCGAGAGACGGCGGCGAGGAGCGTTAACATCAAAGAGCAGAGAATCTTTGGTTAACATGTCAGAAACTGGCTGGAGTTGTGGACGAGGCGCCTAGCGGGGCAACATGTTCGGATGCCTGGTTGCGGGGCGATTGGTGAGTTGATCCCCGGGTCCGCACCGTGCACAAGTCCCGCACCCTCCTTTGGGCTTTAAGTGTTTCTTTTTAAACCAAAACAAACCGGGGTCTGGAGAACAGCGCGATTGTTCTGGTGAGTGAAAAGTAACAACggtggagggtggggtgggggagtgaagGAGTTTCAGAAACACAAACGACGGGACAGACTGACTTCAATCCAGTTTCAATGCTGTGCCGAGGTTTGGGAAGATATTGCCTTGTATGGCGAGGGCAGTGCTCGCTTTCTAAGGTGCCAAGCAAAGAGGGCAGGTCTCATGTGGCAGTCTATTCCCGCACCTGACTGCTCCACACCAACCACATGTGTTTATAGTACTCGAGCCTCTCAAATGACTTCACTAGAGTTGTTATCAAAACAAATCTTTGCACAGAGCCACGTGTAGATATTTCGGAGGTAATCCCAACCCTGCCTCGCAAAGGCatggatttgttttccaattggaggtagacaaaagtgctggagaaactcagcgggtgcagcagcatatgtggagcgaaggaaataggcaacgtttcgggccgaaacccttcttcagactccaatttGTTTTCCAGTTGTCTTTTGCACTTATTGTCTTGTTTTTATTATCGTAAATTACTTTTTCCCACCGTCTTACACAATGTATGTGTAATTTTTATTTTTGAGTGTTGTCCGAGTCtatatgcctgtgatgctgctgcaagcaagaaacaGCGTCTtgcttctgtctgaagaaagatcccgacccgaaacgttgctgtctcctccccttcctcagccctcctgctgtctcctcccatccaccagccttcgggctcctcctcctttttcctttcttctccccgcccacccccgatcagtctgaagcaaagatcctatagcagagataggatctttggtctgaagaagggtttcggcccgaaacgttgcctttttccttcgctccatagatgctgctgcacccgctgagtttctccagcttttttgtgtaccttcgattttccagcatctgcagttccttcttaaacacgttgcCCTTCATGACTTCTAGAgacgctgcaagcaagattttcattatgCGGTGCCTCACCATACTCCTGTACATTACAATAAACTTGACTACGTACAAATAAAATGGTTTTCCAATATCTTGGAGAAAGACGAAAGGTCTAGGAACAATATTCTGGTGTTTAGGTGGCAGTTGAAAGCATGCGCACCATTTTTCTGAAGATGGTCAAGATAGTGGAAGAATTTGAAACTTTGAAAATGTGAGAATTCTAGAATTGAATATTTAACCAGCAGGCAGTGCAAGTTAGCAAGCACAGGGGTGATGAGTGAAAGGAACACTGTAAGTTGGAACATGCCCAGTAGTCCTGTTTAACTACaaatcaatggttcaattgtattttatttgtcacatgtactgaggtacagtgaaatccattTGTGTATACAGTTCGGTACAAGTATCacaatacataagcacttagatccatcttagataagcacctcagatacagtacaagtgtagcAGTAGTACAGTAGTAGTGTACAGATTCGTCAGATTTGGTGCCATATCCAAGTCCCATTTGTT from Leucoraja erinacea ecotype New England chromosome 6, Leri_hhj_1, whole genome shotgun sequence includes:
- the eed gene encoding polycomb protein eed, coding for MSESAARADMPAKRQKLSDENSNPDMSGDENDDAASIESGTNTERPDTPTNTPNVPGRKSWGKGKWKSKKCKYSFKCVNSLKEDHGQPLFGVQFNWHSKEGDPLVFATVGSNRVTLYECHSQGEMRLLQSYVDADTDENFYTCAWTYDSNTSHPLLAVAGSRGIIRIINPISMQCIKHYVGHGNAINELKFHPREPNLLLSVSKDHALRFWNIQTDTLVAIFGGVEGHRDEVLSADFDLLGEKIMSCGMDHSLKLWRINSERMLKAIKGSNEYNPSKTNRPFVSQKIHFPDFSTRDIHRNYVDCVRWLGDLILSKSCENAIVCWKPSKMEDDIDRIKPNESNVTILGRFDYSQCDIWYMRFSMDFWQKMLALGNQVGKLYVWDLEVEDPHKAKCTTLAYPKCTAAIRQTSFSRDSSILIAVCDDATIWRWDRLR